One segment of Clostridium botulinum DNA contains the following:
- the hisZ gene encoding ATP phosphoribosyltransferase regulatory subunit: protein MNKRNILPEGTRDLVLNECEIKRHLEKSIDDLFSNWGYREVITPTLEFYETFNYYPESLREEEVYKFFDNKGRILVLRPDMTIPIARLVSTKLKGEALPIRIRYISKVFRVHESLGGRRNEYTDCGIELVGSDGIDKDLEILVLALESLKKMGLKNFKLEIGNIEFFNSAFNDLNISNENKENIAKLIEGKNLKNLENFLKSLDIKEEYRKFFNKLPWMFGNRKVLEEGKKLAFNKDLLNGISYLEELYIQLEELGYKENITFDLGMVPKLNYYTGIIFRGYGEDIGDNILAGGRYNKLIKSYGVDLPAIGFSIDVDLVVINNIDNNEIIEKNRDMYKFFYGNKDVVQAIRKSEELRKQGKVVELFYDEELSEFKIVKCGGR, encoded by the coding sequence ATGAATAAGAGGAATATACTTCCAGAAGGGACACGGGATCTTGTTTTAAATGAATGTGAAATAAAAAGGCACCTAGAAAAAAGCATAGATGATTTATTTAGTAATTGGGGATACAGAGAAGTAATAACACCAACATTAGAATTTTATGAAACATTTAATTATTATCCAGAAAGCTTAAGGGAAGAAGAGGTGTATAAGTTTTTTGATAATAAGGGAAGAATACTTGTTTTAAGACCGGATATGACAATACCAATAGCAAGATTAGTTTCTACTAAATTAAAAGGGGAAGCTTTACCTATAAGAATTAGATATATATCTAAGGTTTTTAGAGTCCATGAGAGTTTAGGTGGTAGGAGAAATGAATATACTGATTGTGGTATTGAGTTAGTGGGGAGTGATGGGATTGATAAGGATTTAGAAATATTGGTGTTAGCATTAGAATCATTAAAAAAAATGGGGCTAAAGAATTTTAAATTGGAAATAGGTAATATAGAATTTTTTAATTCTGCATTTAACGATTTAAATATTAGTAATGAGAATAAAGAAAATATAGCTAAATTGATAGAAGGAAAAAATTTAAAAAATTTAGAAAACTTTCTAAAAAGCTTAGATATAAAAGAAGAGTATAGAAAGTTTTTCAATAAGTTACCTTGGATGTTTGGTAATAGAAAAGTGCTTGAAGAAGGAAAAAAATTAGCTTTTAATAAGGATCTTTTAAACGGTATAAGTTATTTAGAAGAGTTATATATTCAATTAGAAGAACTAGGATATAAAGAAAATATAACCTTTGATTTAGGGATGGTACCTAAACTTAATTATTATACAGGAATAATTTTTAGGGGCTATGGGGAAGACATTGGAGATAACATATTAGCTGGTGGAAGATATAATAAATTAATAAAATCTTATGGAGTTGATCTTCCAGCAATAGGGTTTTCAATAGATGTTGATTTAGTAGTGATAAATAATATAGATAATAATGAAATAATAGAGAAAAATAGAGACATGTATAAATTTTTTTATGGTAATAAAGATGTAGTACAAGCTATAAGAAAAAGTGAAGAACTACGAAAACAGGGAAAAGTAGTGGAATTATTCTATGATGAAGAGCTGAGTGAATTTAAAATAGTTAAATGTGGGGGAAGATAA
- a CDS encoding GNAT family N-acetyltransferase codes for MGYIETKIKGLKFKETTEEDIPAILEFIKKIAVYEKMLDQVVATEETLKESIFQNNRAHALLVEFNDKVIGYIIYFFNFSTFIGKAGLYLEDIYIDPEYRGNGIGKEAFATLIHIAKEEKCERMEWVCLDWNEPSLNFYESIGAKQMKEWIIHRLDKEAIQKIDKYGL; via the coding sequence ATGGGATACATAGAAACAAAAATAAAAGGGCTTAAATTTAAAGAAACTACAGAAGAAGATATACCAGCTATATTAGAATTTATTAAAAAAATAGCGGTATATGAAAAAATGTTAGATCAGGTTGTAGCTACTGAAGAAACATTGAAAGAATCAATTTTTCAAAATAACAGAGCACATGCATTACTTGTAGAATTTAATGATAAGGTTATAGGTTATATCATATATTTCTTTAACTTTTCAACATTTATAGGTAAAGCAGGATTATATTTAGAAGATATTTATATAGATCCTGAATATAGAGGAAATGGAATAGGCAAAGAGGCATTTGCTACTTTGATACATATAGCTAAAGAAGAAAAGTGTGAAAGAATGGAATGGGTTTGTTTAGATTGGAATGAACCGTCTCTTAACTTTTATGAAAGCATAGGTGCTAAACAAATGAAAGAATGGATTATTCATAGATTAGATAAAGAAGCAATACAAAAAATTGATAAATATGGACTTTAA
- the hisG gene encoding ATP phosphoribosyltransferase, translating to MAISIALTKGRLEEESIKILEKANFDPGELKNKGRKLVFNDRNGDIKYFLVKAADSITYVQHGVADIGVVGKDTILESGDNCYEILDLGIGKCKFIVASLPENDVFKKVGHIKIGSKYPNVAKEYFKNKQIDVEVIKIEGSVELAPILGLCDGIVDIMETGTTLKENGLIVLDNIFDISARLIVNKASFKMKQNEIREFLDRVRYVI from the coding sequence ATGGCAATAAGTATTGCACTTACGAAGGGGAGATTAGAAGAAGAAAGTATAAAAATATTAGAAAAGGCTAATTTTGATCCGGGTGAATTAAAAAATAAAGGAAGAAAATTAGTTTTTAATGATAGGAATGGAGATATTAAGTATTTCTTAGTTAAGGCGGCAGATTCAATAACATATGTACAACATGGTGTTGCAGATATTGGAGTTGTTGGAAAAGACACTATCTTGGAAAGTGGAGATAATTGTTATGAAATATTAGATTTAGGGATTGGAAAATGCAAATTTATAGTAGCTTCATTGCCTGAAAATGATGTCTTTAAAAAAGTTGGACATATAAAAATAGGAAGTAAATATCCAAATGTTGCAAAAGAGTATTTTAAAAACAAACAAATTGATGTAGAAGTGATAAAAATAGAGGGATCAGTAGAGCTTGCACCAATACTTGGGTTATGTGATGGTATTGTAGATATTATGGAGACTGGAACTACTTTGAAAGAAAATGGACTTATTGTTTTAGATAATATATTTGATATAAGCGCAAGGCTTATAGTAAACAAAGCTAGTTTTAAAATGAAGCAAAATGAAATAAGAGAATTTCTTGATAGAGTAAGATATGTAATCTGA
- the hisC gene encoding histidinol-phosphate transaminase, whose translation MNQYIDIDKEYQIRLNSNESYIDMDNNIMMEIKSNLSTIELHRYPENNMLEIRNLYAQYAGTQSENIIVGNGSDEVIQLVISNYISCGKKVLSLDPDFTMYDFYTDLFGGNVVKYKLGENIVFNLDEFIKLGKKENIDLIIFSNPNNPTGLSLSNNDIIKLLKIFPNIPILVDEAYYEFNGESMISHINEYKNLIVTRTLSKAWGLAALRVGFLISNKNILEKLMKKKIPYTVNSYSQTMALTVLKYPDRVIENSKVIIDNREKLLLQLKSIEKDASMEIRFYPSKGNFIFGRTSHKYALLSGLNEKGILIRNFSDDTFRITVGSQLENRKLLNVLREIFIYQVVEEYAK comes from the coding sequence ATGAATCAATATATAGATATAGATAAAGAATACCAAATAAGATTAAATAGTAATGAAAGTTATATAGACATGGATAACAATATAATGATGGAAATTAAAAGTAACTTATCCACTATAGAGCTTCATAGATATCCTGAGAATAATATGCTCGAAATAAGAAATCTGTATGCGCAGTATGCTGGAACACAAAGCGAAAATATTATAGTTGGAAATGGTTCTGATGAAGTGATTCAATTAGTTATAAGCAATTATATAAGTTGTGGTAAAAAAGTACTCTCATTAGATCCGGATTTTACAATGTATGATTTCTATACTGACTTATTTGGAGGAAACGTAGTTAAGTATAAACTGGGTGAAAATATAGTATTTAATTTAGATGAATTTATTAAATTAGGAAAAAAGGAAAACATAGATTTAATTATATTTTCAAATCCCAATAATCCAACAGGACTATCATTAAGCAATAATGATATTATCAAATTATTAAAAATATTTCCTAATATTCCAATACTAGTAGATGAAGCTTATTACGAATTTAATGGAGAAAGTATGATTTCACATATAAATGAATATAAAAATTTAATTGTTACAAGAACACTTTCAAAAGCATGGGGTTTAGCTGCTTTAAGGGTAGGATTTTTAATATCTAATAAAAACATATTAGAAAAATTAATGAAAAAAAAGATACCATATACAGTTAATTCTTACTCTCAAACTATGGCATTAACTGTATTAAAATATCCTGATAGAGTTATAGAAAATTCTAAAGTAATAATTGATAATAGAGAAAAATTATTGCTTCAACTTAAATCTATAGAGAAAGATGCTTCGATGGAGATAAGGTTTTATCCATCTAAAGGTAACTTTATATTTGGAAGAACATCACATAAGTATGCTTTATTAAGCGGACTAAATGAGAAAGGGATATTAATTAGAAATTTCTCAGATGATACATTTAGAATAACAGTGGGTTCACAACTAGAAAATAGAAAACTATTAAATGTATTAAGAGAAATTTTTATATATCAAGTTGTGGAAGAATATGCAAAATAG
- the hisD gene encoding histidinol dehydrogenase: MLNLMEVNEANKGELIKELNQREGDIQNNVILNVSNILSEVKKFGDKALFKFTNEFDKVKLKNLEVKSEEIEKCFDCVEKEFIQALQEAKVNIEDYHKKQKINGFIMAKDKGVYLGQRVIPLERVGVYVPGGTAAYPSSVLMNVIPAKVAGVDEIIMVTPPDKNGEINPYIGVAASIAKVDKIYKIGGAQAIGALAYGTESIKKVDKIVGPGNIFVALAKKLVFGTVDIDMIAGPSEILIIADENSNPRFIAADLMSQAEHDKLASSILVTTSKKLYEEVEKELELQIKNLKRKDIIIDSLENFGKALICKDINECIDISNLVAPEHLELMVDNPMEYLGQVRNAGSVFLGRYSPEPIGDYFGGTNHVLPTSGTSRFFSPLSVDSFIKKSSFLHYSQESILEHGEKIITLANKEGLTAHANSVKVRLG, encoded by the coding sequence TTGTTAAATTTAATGGAAGTTAATGAAGCAAATAAGGGGGAATTAATTAAAGAACTAAATCAAAGAGAAGGTGATATACAGAATAATGTTATTCTTAATGTAAGTAATATACTATCAGAAGTTAAGAAGTTTGGAGACAAGGCATTATTTAAATTTACTAATGAATTTGATAAAGTTAAACTAAAAAATTTAGAGGTTAAAAGTGAAGAAATAGAAAAATGTTTTGATTGTGTTGAAAAAGAATTTATTCAAGCATTACAAGAAGCTAAAGTAAATATAGAAGATTATCATAAAAAGCAAAAAATAAATGGATTTATTATGGCTAAAGATAAGGGTGTTTATTTAGGGCAAAGAGTTATTCCTTTAGAAAGAGTTGGTGTATATGTTCCTGGTGGAACAGCAGCATATCCCTCTTCAGTATTAATGAATGTTATACCTGCAAAAGTTGCTGGAGTTGATGAAATTATAATGGTAACTCCACCTGATAAGAATGGAGAGATAAATCCATACATAGGAGTTGCAGCAAGTATAGCAAAGGTAGATAAAATATATAAAATTGGTGGAGCACAAGCTATTGGTGCACTAGCATATGGTACAGAAAGTATAAAAAAAGTAGATAAGATAGTTGGTCCTGGAAATATATTTGTTGCTCTTGCTAAAAAATTAGTATTTGGCACTGTAGATATAGATATGATTGCTGGACCTAGTGAGATTTTGATTATAGCAGATGAAAATTCAAATCCAAGATTTATAGCAGCTGACTTAATGTCTCAAGCAGAACATGATAAATTAGCTTCATCTATATTAGTTACAACTTCAAAAAAGCTATATGAAGAAGTAGAAAAAGAATTAGAATTACAAATTAAGAATCTTAAAAGAAAAGATATAATAATAGATTCTCTTGAGAATTTTGGAAAAGCTCTAATATGTAAAGATATAAATGAATGCATAGATATTTCAAATCTTGTGGCTCCAGAGCATTTAGAACTCATGGTTGATAATCCAATGGAGTATTTAGGGCAGGTAAGAAATGCTGGTTCTGTATTTTTAGGAAGATATTCACCAGAGCCAATAGGAGATTATTTTGGAGGAACCAATCATGTGCTTCCAACAAGTGGAACATCTAGATTTTTTTCACCATTATCTGTGGATAGTTTTATTAAGAAATCATCGTTCTTACATTATTCTCAAGAATCTATTTTAGAACATGGAGAAAAAATAATAACATTAGCTAATAAAGAAGGATTAACTGCTCATGCGAATTCAGTGAAAGTGAGGCTTGGATAA
- the thiI gene encoding tRNA uracil 4-sulfurtransferase ThiI, translating into MEKLILVKYAPEIFLKGLNRNKFEKRLRDNIGKKLEGIKIEFIHDSGRYFIKTNEINESIKRLSNVFGVSEVAVVDVVEIDMDSIKKSSLEKLIEAEGKTFKVSTNRANKNFEGNSTDISRDIGAYILSNYNDEMNVDVKTPDILINVEIRNKNAYVWSNKDITKGVAGLPYGMNGSTMLMLSGGIDSPVAGYLMAKRGVELNCVYYHSHPYTSERAKDKVKDLAKILASYTEKINLYVVPFTEIQMAILDKCREDELTIIMRRFMMRVACKIAEEKGIQSVTSGESIGQVASQTMEGLIVSNDCADRPVFRPLIAMDKTDIMDIARKIETYETSILPYEDCCTIFVPKHPKTKPRVDSIREEEKKLNIDELVRKAIDEMENIVY; encoded by the coding sequence ATGGAAAAATTAATTTTAGTTAAATATGCACCAGAAATATTTTTAAAAGGACTAAATAGAAATAAATTTGAAAAAAGATTAAGAGATAACATAGGAAAAAAACTAGAAGGAATAAAAATAGAATTTATACATGATAGCGGTAGATACTTCATAAAAACTAATGAAATTAATGAAAGTATTAAAAGATTAAGCAATGTTTTTGGTGTATCTGAAGTTGCAGTTGTAGATGTTGTAGAGATTGACATGGATAGTATAAAAAAGTCAAGTCTTGAAAAACTTATTGAAGCTGAAGGAAAAACTTTTAAAGTAAGCACTAATAGAGCTAATAAGAATTTTGAAGGAAATTCTACTGATATATCCAGAGATATAGGAGCTTATATATTGAGTAACTATAATGATGAAATGAACGTAGATGTAAAAACACCTGATATTTTAATAAATGTTGAAATAAGAAATAAAAATGCATATGTATGGTCTAATAAAGATATTACAAAAGGGGTAGCCGGTTTACCTTATGGAATGAATGGAAGCACAATGCTTATGTTATCTGGAGGAATAGATTCGCCTGTCGCAGGATATCTTATGGCTAAAAGAGGTGTTGAATTAAATTGTGTATACTATCATAGCCATCCGTATACCTCAGAAAGAGCGAAAGACAAGGTTAAAGATTTAGCAAAAATATTAGCTTCATATACTGAAAAAATAAATTTATATGTTGTTCCATTTACAGAAATACAAATGGCAATTTTAGATAAGTGCAGAGAAGATGAACTTACTATAATAATGAGAAGATTTATGATGAGAGTTGCTTGCAAAATAGCAGAGGAAAAAGGAATTCAATCAGTAACATCTGGAGAAAGTATAGGTCAAGTTGCAAGTCAAACGATGGAGGGACTTATAGTGAGCAATGATTGTGCAGATAGACCTGTTTTTAGACCATTAATAGCTATGGATAAAACAGATATAATGGATATAGCAAGAAAGATTGAAACATATGAAACATCAATATTGCCATATGAAGATTGCTGTACTATTTTTGTACCTAAACATCCAAAAACAAAACCAAGAGTTGATTCAATAAGAGAAGAAGAAAAGAAGTTGAACATAGATGAACTGGTAAGAAAAGCTATTGATGAAATGGAAAATATAGTTTATTAA
- a CDS encoding cysteine desulfurase family protein: MEIYFDNSATTKPLNEVVQEVVYGMKEYYGNPSSLHTLGLKSEKKLKECREALAKTINANENEIYFNSGASEGNNQIIKGILKAGSHFITTPFEHSSIANTIKKLENSGVKVTYLKIDSNGKIDLNHLKKSITKETVLVSIIHVNNEIGVIQDLRQIGKIIKENSSRAKFHVDAVQSYGKLNLDVKEMNIDYLTASSHKFHGPKGCGFIYIKKLNVLNPLIEGGEQEFGVRAGTQNIPGVMGMTVAAKIENDKLNDNYNNVYKIKKRFIEKLKSFKDIKINSLLTEEFSPYILNVSFKGVRGEVLLHFLEEENIYVSTGSACSSQNRINSGSYVLKALNLSRDEILGGIRFSFSDDNTKEEVDYVVDVLEKGLKFLRRVKR; this comes from the coding sequence ATGGAAATTTATTTTGATAATAGTGCAACTACTAAGCCTTTAAATGAAGTTGTTCAAGAGGTCGTTTATGGGATGAAAGAGTATTATGGAAATCCTTCTTCTTTACATACATTAGGTTTGAAAAGTGAAAAAAAGCTTAAAGAATGTAGAGAAGCTTTAGCAAAAACAATAAATGCTAATGAAAATGAAATATATTTTAATTCTGGTGCAAGTGAAGGTAACAATCAAATTATTAAAGGAATATTAAAAGCGGGATCTCATTTTATAACAACACCATTTGAGCATAGTTCAATTGCAAATACAATAAAAAAATTAGAAAACAGTGGAGTTAAGGTAACGTATTTAAAAATAGATAGTAATGGAAAAATAGATTTAAATCATCTTAAAAAGTCTATAACTAAAGAAACTGTTCTTGTATCTATAATTCATGTTAATAATGAAATTGGAGTAATACAAGATTTAAGGCAAATAGGAAAAATAATAAAAGAAAATAGCAGTAGAGCTAAATTTCATGTTGATGCAGTTCAGAGTTATGGAAAACTTAATTTGGATGTAAAAGAAATGAATATAGATTATTTAACTGCTAGTAGTCACAAATTTCATGGACCAAAAGGATGTGGATTTATATATATTAAAAAGTTAAATGTATTAAATCCATTAATTGAAGGTGGTGAACAAGAATTTGGAGTTAGAGCAGGAACTCAAAATATACCAGGTGTTATGGGAATGACAGTAGCTGCTAAAATAGAAAATGATAAATTAAATGATAATTATAATAACGTTTATAAAATAAAAAAAAGATTTATTGAAAAATTAAAATCATTTAAGGATATTAAAATTAACAGTTTATTAACTGAAGAATTTTCACCATATATATTAAATGTATCATTTAAAGGTGTAAGAGGAGAAGTTTTACTACACTTTTTAGAAGAGGAAAACATATATGTATCTACAGGTTCAGCATGCTCTTCTCAAAATAGAATTAACAGTGGAAGTTATGTTTTAAAGGCTTTAAATTTAAGTCGTGATGAAATTTTAGGTGGAATTAGATTTTCATTTTCTGATGATAATACTAAGGAAGAAGTAGATTATGTTGTAGATGTTTTGGAAAAGGGTCTTAAATTTTTAAGGAGAGTGAAAAGATAA
- the hisB gene encoding imidazoleglycerol-phosphate dehydratase HisB: MQNRIAKIERNTSETKVKIDINLDGTGLNKIHTGIGFLDHMLELFSFHSNTDVYLSCDGDLNVCDHHSVEDVGIIFGKAFKEALGDKKGINRYGTFFLPMDEVLSLISLDISGRGFLVFDCEFTREKVGELSTEMIEEFFRAFALNSEITLHCKVLYGKNDHHKIESLFKGFGRALRDAKERNELNKVPSTKGIL; the protein is encoded by the coding sequence ATGCAAAATAGAATAGCTAAAATAGAAAGAAATACTAGTGAAACTAAAGTAAAAATAGATATTAACTTAGATGGAACTGGATTAAATAAAATTCATACTGGAATTGGTTTTTTAGATCATATGTTAGAATTATTTTCATTTCATAGCAATACAGATGTATATTTGTCTTGCGATGGTGATTTAAATGTATGTGATCATCATAGTGTTGAGGATGTTGGAATAATTTTTGGCAAAGCATTTAAAGAAGCACTAGGAGATAAGAAAGGCATAAATCGATATGGAACTTTTTTTCTTCCTATGGATGAGGTGTTGTCGTTAATATCTTTAGACATAAGTGGTAGAGGTTTTCTAGTATTTGATTGTGAATTTACTAGAGAAAAAGTGGGGGAATTATCTACTGAAATGATTGAAGAATTTTTTAGAGCTTTTGCATTAAATTCAGAAATAACATTACATTGTAAAGTTTTATATGGAAAAAATGATCATCATAAAATAGAATCTTTATTTAAAGGTTTTGGAAGAGCTTTAAGAGATGCAAAAGAAAGAAATGAATTAAATAAAGTACCATCTACAAAAGGAATATTGTAA